The sequence below is a genomic window from Uranotaenia lowii strain MFRU-FL chromosome 2, ASM2978415v1, whole genome shotgun sequence.
ATCAAAGCCGACGCTGCTTCCTCTGTCAAACGATCTGAAGCTTTGGCCATGTTTGTCAATGTTTTCTGATcagtttccaaattttccaaagtACTGAAGTAAACTgatatttaacaaaaactcaaattcgtTTCAAAAACGGCAATCTTACTTATGCAAATTATCCATGGCTTTCCAAATGCGGTCGATCTTTTCGGCCGGCTGATCCCAGTTGTTCTGAAGAACTTTGATTTGTTCTTGCAGTTTGTTGTTGTCCCGACTCAATTCGATTATCTTAGCCTGAGATGCTTCCAGTTTTTCATTGAACCGTTCCCGTTCGTTTGTCTTAAAAAAGTAAGTCAACGATtagcttcaaaattatttaattattaaaagaaatcaaaccATCGCTTCCAGATGGACGTTCTGTCGGGCGGCGTTTTCCATGAATCCGGTCCGAATGGCGTCCTTCTGGTTCAAAGCATCCATCGTGATTTTCAGCTGATCTCTTAAATCGGAAACCTCACGTTGATAGTTCTTGGCATCCTGTTCGGCGATCGTCTTCAATCGGGTGCATTCATCCAGCTCCGTTTTGAGCGCAGAAACTtcgttcttaatttttaaacaaatttaattaataataaaaacaccAATAGCTAATCAAATAGAAACTAACTCTTTTCGACTGCAGCTCACAAATGCACTTTACCAATCGATctcgaatattttcaagatcgaaTTCACTTTTGGAAAACGAAAACTCCTGGTTATccatttcaaaactgttttgtTTATAACTAAACAAGCGATAACCGTCAGCGGAAACACGTGGTCTAGTCTGTAGTAGTGAGGCCTACTATGCTAGTGCTAGGGGACCGAAAATTGGATTGTTACTCTCTTTACGACCAGCGCATTGAGAACGAAAttttgcgctctctcgcattaTTTCAAAAGATAGGTACGCAGCGTGAccagcgtgcctgattgcaaACCGTACAAATCCGTAGATTTGGCAAAGAGCCGAAAACAtgccatttttttccttttgccgAAATGAATGgcttgaacaaattaaaattcaatcaaataaatttgaaaaagggttAAGTCAGCATTTAACTAAATGTGTACGATCATTCTCTACGTGATGTACCTAAACGGAATGTATGGGTAACAAATAAGTCTTCGCAAATTTATGCAAAGAAGTATTTCAGATTATAAGTTCAATCGTCTTGTAATTTACTCTACTGTTAATTCCGTCATTTTGAAAGTCATTAGTACGATATTCTAAAAAATATGGCTTGCTtcctaaaaaagttatttaaacagACATTAACAATTCGCTGCATACATGAATGACAAAACTCCTCAGATACTCAAATCGGCTTTTCCGGTGAAagagaatgtaatttttttcgtctgctccttCCAAGCAGCGATGCcgcacataccgattttccagTATTTATACCAATTGTTTGAGGAATTTTCGACGAAGAACCGGTATATACCGCATACTGATGTTTGGCGGAACAAACCgattttataccgatttttgaccaattttgtaaaacagaaaaatgatttccaaaatgcaatcaaaacttcaaaatcttgaagatgaattaaaaaaaaattggaactaaGATATGTGTGTGCTTGTGATAAATTAGTATTCAGTATAAAGAATTCAATAGCATAAAAATAGGTACTAAATGACCCAAGTAACCATGAGCATTAAGCCATGTTccttaatcagcattaaaaCAATATTTCTAATGCAAGATAGCATTATACCagcattcataatgctttttagttttaaatcagccttattaatgcatagaagcaggGGGGTGACAATCTGGTTCTTCTTGcaaacaagaatctttttctttttttctatccatcgggagaaacgtttatggtgttttcctctcaaagcagtacagagttgaaaaagtcaaaatttcaaccaatgaggaaccagaatgattgttgtgttagtgtgcaatcattcataattctctaggatttgacatctagtccggttccttgacagcaaaatgtctGATTTGTTATGGGCCtacaaaatcgtgggcccgtaattttgatggttgtcaaaatcaatgacaaaggatagggatgtCACCCCCctgcatagaagcaataaaaaaagtggtgtgacccgaacagtacttgaagtacgggtttttttcacctaccttataagcatcaagagtggtcgaaatggtaaaggcgcaaggaaagataaaggctgctgtGGGATCCTCGGTTCTAGACTCTTCAAAAGTAGTTCATAATTTAATTataatcacttctcatttcatagaacccttcattaagcaggcataatccttcattcagcatgttgattgatgttgtacataatgattttatttttttaatttccgtttcacatcaatcatgatcaatcaataaaaaattaacgttttggtcagcatttgtaatgcttattaaaggctatgttgtgatagcatttattcagcccgctatttcgcctttttaacattaaatctgcattatatacgcataaaatgcaaaacaagcttaattcagagttatatatgggaatatagtgttgcTTAAGGGCTCAGTTTTAGTGCTTACGGTTAATTAGAGATAATAGTGTTTAAGGTAAATAACACAATATGGCTGCAAAGgactcccaagcaaccaaaagtcgcattttTCTTAATGATGGAACTCCGAAgctcacatttggctgaaaaaatgttttacggaaGCTTCAGGTGACTTTTgtcacgtaaaagttactcaggaacttccatcgtcatttgaaaggttaaattatcgataacggaacttctaagcggttttaatgcaacttttttcaagaagttCGATAACGTTCGCTTAACACTTTCTAACGCACCGTTAAGATACTTCTAGGTGTTTTAAaaaacctatatgggaattctaagcgaaatgtttaaaatatctgtcaatttcttgtcatgctttttgttttgtttatatctgtactgctatttacaaaaaaaaatggaattaatcATAAATTAATGGATATAACgtatttttcgagtttttcttatcaatgttaagatattcgaatgaatttttcatgatgagaatttttgttattatttactaaagtcctttaaacgaaataaggtactATTTATTGATCAACccattcaatcatctcaaatgacattaagtttaaaatttgaatttcccaactttgtttttacttaatagtacattttttatcatgtttttgatgcatttagcactttgcgtgttttgtcgatagtttttgttttttgccatatttgctatttatgtcattgtattatgtctatcatgctaatatgtctaaattgtattggtcctattaaagcgaaaactataaggttatgttgtttctgttatttgtttgatttagggacttgtgccaaaatcgaatgttttcaaaatcgaatgttgccaaaaacgatcggAGTCTGTATTGTGGTTGCTTTGTACTATTTTGGGTCACTATTACAGCATTTCATAGTAAAGCGAAATGAGAAAATCGACTACTAATCGTTTAGTtcttttacccaataccaatatcatatatatataatataaatcatgtacaacattttaaagtttagcggaaatcgccatcttgaatttggatgtcgtcaaataacgaacttcgacttttactggttcatctctttcaactaatacccatattgtaagggtttgagacgattttcagtcatttacagtattttcaagttgagtggtagccgccatcttggaatttaagatggcgacggacaacgaaattcgacttctactcgttcgTCTATTTAtttcacctaataacaatattaataaggtttcatgatattttcagttatttataacttggaaaataaaagcggaagccgccatcttgtattaatgatggcatcaagcaaaaaattttgttcctcctttttgaaccctttcactcaatactcatattgtagagttattcattccacttccggtaattcgaagttttcatatatctttatattttttaattatttcaactcaaaatcaacacacagaacttatcaaaaatgtgtaaaaatgggaattccaattcaaatatgtgctatctaatctgagcgtgtcctgttttgacatcttgatcgagaacagtcactaagttttatggctgtttaataatcaggcactgagtgctattatagaacatgcaaaagaaaacaaagcattcctaactctttcttaataactaaaacagtatgtttaacggaagatttatgagcgttttcaaaactatctgaaaacagatggtcgattcaagaatataagcattttgcatgaccataataaaaccatcataaagCGAGCTGTACAAAAAAAGCCATCATAAAACCATAATAGAACATCGAAATGCTACACGCTCTTTTCTttatactcaaaattaagtatgaccgaggttcaaaacataattcgattctatgaacttaaagttaggTACCACTTTTCCTCcctgcgatggatcaaaacggagttcgaactgcgaactcaaaattgatccctttttttccatcggcgagggatcaaagctgagttcgatcttatgaactaaaaattgaactctctttgttggactgaaaacacttagcgagttcagttcgaaccggaacagcaaccaacgaacacgtcgcaaaattttgtgaaggaacttcataatgaaatgcatgttaACCGTGTTAGCGTAAAaatctgtccgtcattgtcatcatatggtgagcggcttggaatgtcaggaaacttccggatgttattaACTTCCCGTGgaaagtaacatccggaagttttatttgaccgggagtgtcaaaactttccaccgctctgtagttgcaatgcaatgtaccggaacagcaacttccgggtacaacaaattttaattttcctttaatcccctgaaaataagctaccctcgaaaaaaaaggataaattcgagttcggcagccgaacttagtattgagtatgcctatcagaacttagttttgctatcgcccagacaaactcaaagttgagggaggccactgaagtgctgttttgaaccaaaactacttaattttgagtttataaaaaagagcgtgtagttagcttaatctgtgttacttgggcggCGCAAACCcttcagataataaaaaaaacccattatATGATCAATTAATAAGAAGCTAATTTTCTATAAGCAGAGGTTGGTATTtaaacgctattcgctagttagttcgCTACATTTGtgtttgtatatttattttcGGGAACTTACGGCTCAAAAAACTCCACCACTCtatagaaaataacatttatcagcattTCTGCTTGAATAATTGCACCTAGTGGAGTTTGTTAATCCGTTATTTCAACAGAAATCtcttaagaaaataaattttccatcaaaaaagtagcggactaattagcgataaGCGATTTAACGCCAGACACTTCAATAAAGCATGCATCAGCATTCTTCCTTGATTGATTACTTGGTGTGGAGTTTGTCTGtatacagcaaaaaaaaaatgtaacgttgGCCGATGTAATTTTGGAGGATGTAAGCAAACCGATGTATTATTCATGATTTTCGTTTCATTAATACATCATTTCTATGTACACCATTTGAACAAGTCTTCtagtgtaatatcacaaacAGCATTGTAATATTCCATCAAGTAGCCAATGTTAATCCAGAATGACATTTGTTTTGTTATACACATCGAAAAGTTGGACAAGGATTGCGAGACTCAGGAGTATTTGTTTTTCTGGTGAGTGGTATCAATCTTTTCGTGATAACCtagcaaaaacattgaacaaggttttgtttttcatttttcagtgCTGGTCAGTATTGCCCAGAGACGCCGGTTAGCCTATGGAAATGAagaaagattttaaatcatccgGATATTAAGGTGAGTATTTTTCATCGACATGTTTATCCATCATATGTTAATTTTCAACTCactcttatagaaaaaaatctgttaccGTCTGCAAACATACTGGCTATGTCTTCTAAGCGATACGAAACCTCGAACTGGTCAAAATATCAAGTTAACGACACCTGGAAGAAAGGAATTTGGCTGTAAAATTCTAACTACCATAAGGAAGTGCTCTCACCAATCTTCCATCGCAAAGTACATGATAAATAGTTGTAGTAAATCGAGTGAAATTGGATTCGATCTATTGGATTACGAAGAATCCACCGTAATGGGAGCCGCTGGATTCGTTTCGCATGAGAAAATTTCTTCTAAAAGGACTAGTGACTCCACGTAACAGTTAGGTATAAATTCCGTATCCGGATATCTCACAAATGGAAAAATCACACTCAGGATAAGCGCACTTATAACCTGAGGATACAGGTGTAAATAATCAttgtaatttcaaataaacgacaTACTAACAgtttgaatgatttcttaattttattcttatttgaTATCCTGATCATTGTATCGTAACAGGGGCTAGAATTTGACActgaaatacaaaaataaacagaacCAATAATCAAGTCTTTAAGAAAGTTAAGCGAATTTCGAAACATGGAACCACATTGAAATGGCAACATTATCTTCGAGCTCGAATATGTCTACTCGATACATGCatctgatgtatttttttacattgtttttttttacatcaaagGAGTGTAATATTAGATACCTTTTgcaactcaagttatgtgcacgttttcgatgtaatatcgcaacactttttttatatgttagtacaaaagtttggtgaaaaaataattgaaaaagatAGTTATCTAACAAACACGGAGcagacaaattagcgattagcgctttaatgccgTACACTGTCTATAAGTATACGGAATCttaaacacgagtgatctattttttcacaagtgtaattgaaaaagatataattttccgctccttttgatgtaattctagactttttccaaaaagcaaataaaagtAAACTGTTTTGCTGTGATTTTACATTCCATGATGAAAGAATAAAGTggacaataaaatttatatcacaagcaGTGTTTAATTATATATGAATTAAACTGTTTATCTGTGCCATTTGCCAGTCGAGTTGTTTTTTGGAAACCAAGTGTCTTTGTTCCAAGACACACCTTAATCATCTTTATACTTAGTAGAACTGGTAAGTTTCTGAATATACTTTAGAAAGTTACCAAATCTACTGTttttaacaaacaaatgaatgatgttattgaaattaattatttgttCCTCAATTACAGCGACGGCAGGTTTTGCATTGGCAGGGATCCGAAATATGATTGTCAGGAGAGAAATTTGTCTGAACAATCCGAGGCACTTGTGAGCAAAAATCTGACCCGGTAGTGACGtcccagccaacatgaaatcgtaatagaaatcaTCGTCAAACTCGTATATGAATGCAACTCAAATCGGAATCGTAAATGCgtcccgaatacgaaaatattgtaacataacagttcctgtagtagttataaaacgattagaaacagtgtaaaaaaacgtttagaaaatgatatccgaaaccataaaaaacattgcacttatcttgaattccaaaacgacggtctgttgaatatggcgttaagttatgttactgtttaaaactgttaaaacttcTGTATGGGAGAACTGTTCTACAAAAAGTAAAGATAACTTTCTAAAACCGCTTATGGAAACATATTTAGAATTCCAAACTGTTATAGTTAAAGTTATCCTTGAAGTGCGCTTGTAACTGAACGTTTACAGTAACAGTTATGACACGATTTCACGAAATGTTCTTCCAACGTTATATTGATGTTTATGGGAACCGTATGCGTTAATGGCGGACGcgcctaaaggaaatttttatttttgattttcggatTTCACATTTTAGTCATTGAATTTcactttatattttatttttatgtttaaacttACTTCTATACGGCAtacagggttttttttaaattaatcctCTCAGAGGGTTCCTCTGACCCAGCTATTTTAGGTTCGAGATCTGCAGTGCCATATGGCGCCTATATAGCGCCTTTAAACACCAGCAAGGGAAGTCCCCCCGGGGAGGCAAACTCGGTCCGCATAGTAGAGCGCAGCATTGGTCGAcactaaaatgaaatgaaaaattataattcaattAGAAATATATCTAATTAATATTATATTATAAGCAAatggaatgttaaaaaaattggctACCGAATAAGCAGCAGGTGAAAACACATCCAATCCGACTCACctgaaaaaactgcaatttATGGTCTAGCGTTGAACTGATACTGAGTGCGGCTCCCTTTGTGCCAGCTTTGAAGCAGCTACAGCACCagaattttcttcgaaattgCTGCTGGCTGCAATTtcatcactattttttttaaatttcttattcttttttccttcttctttaAACTGCTAGAAGTCATGACAGCTGTCATCCATAAATTCGAGAAGTGTCAAAATTATATGAACGTTAGGAATAATCGTTCGGGATGATTTTTACGAATAATGAAAAGCTTTCGGTAATAGTTCAAACCGTTACTAATAACGTGACTTTTCATATAAACATGAAGGCATTGGATTGAatcgttttattcaaaatataattatttttattgaatagttTTACTTTGTAGCTATGTTTATATGAAAAGTCACAATTTCTGGAGGGGTTCGATTATCGTTTTGATTATTCAAGATAGAGTTTTTTCACATGCGGGGTAAGCTTAAAATTCGACCATATCGTATATTCATGGTAGAAGATGtttaaaccaaataaaatacgatttagttACGATATGTTAGATGAAGTCGTATTTAGTACGCTCGATGCGAAATTAAGTCTTGTACCATCGCATAAGATTTCTTAAGCCGCATTTAACACTTCTGTTTTGCAATCGCATAATTGAATACAGATAGATTCGTAAAACATCTCACATAAGCGTCTTTTTTATGTCACTTTAAGTAATGTCAGCTATCATCGCATACAAGGGCAATTCAAAATCGTAATTGAGTACAGGAAAATAACACATAAGCGTCGTTCATCAGGTCACTTTGAATATATTATTATCATCGCATAAAATGGCAATTCAATGCCGCTGAGTCATATAATGAGGGtgaagattttttgtacatCCATCATCGCAAACCGGTCCTTAAGTcgtacccaagcaaccaaaagtctcataaaacaggtacaaaaacgcttactcaggcccatcattgatatgaagtacgttctatgcagctcaaaatttaagttcttattgatactttcaagttccaaaacaagtttaatgatcttctattcagcttccagtggCCTCCTAATTCAGCCtccaaaaaattgcaaaatgagcaaaaaaatttctctctatctcaactgaaccgttggcttcggttcatatcaccttctcttgattatttactgtgttctgtaccggtgccgccatgatgccacgcgtcggatttcaaactcgacaaattgctcaattgctttttcctacacttcctacatatatcgcatcagaatggtcactcatgtacaaaattacttattgaaaaaaaacttgcccggcttggggatcgaaccccgaccttcgtggtgagaattgaacacgctaccacgagaccacgcctagatgttgttctaattgaaactaaaactcgaagaggtgatttgattttgaaagcacatcaatgcactttttgtcacttatcaaatcccgtttgagcacttttgtgccctttatgtgacttatcaaatcccgtattgggcacttttgtgccctttatgtgacttaagtcccgtataacgtacgtatagatcacttttgcagctttcaagttcgttaatgagcacatatagttcactaatgggaattgggcaaaacgagtcacatacaacgtacatattaatcacttgtgcaactttcaagttcattaatgagtacataaagttcactaaagagaattgggcagttgattctctttgtcagccaatatgtaactttcaatgccttcattcaagtaaatatgtgacttttggttgcttgggtagttaCTAATAATTATTATACTAATCGTATTAATTGGCTACAACACTAATGAACAACAAAATCATTAAAGTGTAATTGATTAGTGCATGCTTGCACATGCATGTGCATTTTATAGCTGGTTTTTGTTACGTGCAGTCtcgcgaaaaaaaataaacaaaaataacttttgGTTCTGTTATGCGTATCCGGTGCAAAAATTCAATTACAGGACAAATCTCCCCGGGATCGACGCGGGAGGATAATCTTAGCGAGCTAACCGCAACAGGAGGGTAAGATGCAGATAAATTGCTGCAAAATTTCAGGTGAGTTTTTGCGCTTTAAGAATTTGTCAAACCGGTGAATTTACTCTTCCTATCATCAGGTTCCCCGTTGCTGTCGATCCGCCGCTGGAAGAATTCCGAGTGATTGGCATAATCTTCGACGAAAACTAGAACCCCCGGAAGCTTGGCAAATACACCAATAAACTGACGGCAAAATTGGAAATGTTCATCATACTGTAGTTCCACTGAGGAAATCGAGAATCCGACGCGCTGGAAGAATCGATGGAACGGTGTGCcgttaaaaacaatttgaagaCCGATTGCATTCAAAAGATCAGAAAGTTTGGTCATGAACGAACATGGGTTTTCTTAAACTTCAGGTAAGTTATTAGTGGTTTTATAGacaattttattgtaaaattaattttctttatgaTTTAGGTATAGGAAGCAGAGGAAACCCTTTGTTTTTcttactgtttttgtttttttaaatacatgtcTAATAACAGTAAACTAATGTATATCTCCTCTTAAAAGACTAATAATATATCAATATTTAATTAGAACCGCAAATGTCCCGATAAAAATCTAATATTTTACATCGCTGTGTATTTTTAAAAGACAATAAGCTGTTCCTTTTCGTGCATAATTTttggtctaaatttacacgcctcaaaatagcgatgatgtaatattagatcataaacgatgttccgttttcgagCATCGTTTCCAATCTAAAATTatacgattttttcttgctgtgtatgaAGTTCGAcatccagacatttccagacattttttttcaaaatcttccaggctttttcgaaaaacagtgctgaggagaaatctgagagcAAACACAGTTTGTTTTGCTCTCCGAATCAGAGGTGCCAGGGGTgtgctgatttttcaggatttgtcttgATTTTCATAAGACCGtactgattttcgaaaactctcgaattttcctgatttttcattatttatcttTGAAGTGTCCTGAATTGtcctgtttttcaaaataaatatttatatctaaattattttaaaatttgtagtaACATAAATGCTGAGAACATCAAACGAATCTGTAATAAAAAAGTTTGACCTCTTTATCCGacggtaatcttcggttcagttgatatttaaacgttgttttttttttcaatataaacgGCAAATCAGCCATGACGTTGatctcttctgttgcataaattaaggcgccTACAGTGCCGTTAATTCAACTTCATTTATGCAACCTAAGAAGAGCTGCATGTTATTTCCACTAATCTTGTGGTTCCTCCAGAATTTCCTCCTTTATCGTATAATCACTAAGCGACCGTATCCAATTGTATCGTTATGGATGATATTACCttaaattattttccaaaacaCAAAGTTTTTAGAGTTACAcattacaatttatttcaattaattaaaaaagcCATAATACTAAGGTTACACGAGCAACGGCTCTTTAATATACTTTATCATTTATTCACTTATCATCTGCCACTCAGTCAAACATCAGTATCCTTTTTGCACATTTCTTTATCGTTGAAAAACAAATCCTCCTTGTAGGTCAACATTACACTCGAGCACAGAATATTGTCTCTTTTTCCGGTGTGTTTGGGGGTACT
It includes:
- the LOC129741475 gene encoding tropomyosin-like, which gives rise to MDNQEFSFSKSEFDLENIRDRLVKCICELQSKRNEVSALKTELDECTRLKTIAEQDAKNYQREVSDLRDQLKITMDALNQKDAIRTGFMENAARQNVHLEAMTNERERFNEKLEASQAKIIELSRDNNKLQEQIKVLQNNWDQPAEKIDRIWKAMDNLHNTLENLETDQKTLTNMAKASDRLTEEAASALISSRNMLATLTDENCSLKRKILDLEAQVVSSKMEQSVSPCGLDDFSKKFEENIKLLTDQLEQERETSRKLKNDMTTMATLQKYLTEQLEQTARNESSELAPTIVDPDLPEPEPVPESSE